The Sporosarcina sp. Marseille-Q4943 genome includes the window AAGTTGGCAGTCAGTGTTGCCAAAGGAAAATCCGATGACCCGGTAAAAAACCTTCCGATCCCTACACGGCAAATCGCTCCTACAGCTCCGGCAATTCCGACAAGAAGGGCTTGTTTCACAGCTCCACCTCTTTCAATAGACGGCGAGATAAAATCGTTTCTAGCAGTAGCTGCTTTTCAGTCTCACCGAATTGGATCCGTATATTCTCTTCACCGATAGCGTTAATGATCCCTCTTCCAAATACTCGGTGCAAGACGTGCATGCCGACGGATAACTCTGTTCGATCGGCGATGCCGTCCGGGTCCGGCAACGTAGACAAGTCGGCCTTCTTCAATTTCTCGTTACTCTTCTCCTCCGGCTTCATCAATATCCCTCGCACTTCATTCAGAAATCTCGAATCCTCTTTCGTCTTCCCATTCGCCTCCCGGTAAGAGAGCAATTCCAATCGTTCTTTTGCCCGAGTCATCCCGACGTAAAACAGCCGCCTTGCCTCTTCCAGCAACATCGGATCCGTTTCGTCCTCTTCGGATGGAATAACCCCTTTCAGTAAGTCAATCATGAATACACGCCTGAATTCCAACCCTTTTGAGCTATGGAAAGTCGATAATGTCAATGCATTTGCAGGCGGATTGAATTTCGCCTGCTGAACGGCTTGTTCCAGTTCTTTTAAGCGATTCGCAAAATCGACCATTGTCCGTACTTGTGAAGCGATTCCTTCGAGCGTATCCAAAATACCGAGAAGATGATCGATCCGATAGCCGAATTTTGCCGCCCGACTTTTCAACGCTTCCTCATATTCAAGCTCATAGCGAATGATCCGAATGATTTGGGCTGGCCGCATATCCGGAATTCTTTTGTAGACGTCGATGAAAGTATCCAATTTTTCAATTTGGCTGCCCTTCAATTGAACAGATTGGATGAACGCCTCAAAAACATTTCCGGAAGTCGTTTTATTCATGAACTTGGACAGCATATCCCTTGAAATGAACAAGTTCATTTTCATGGCGATTTTCGCGAAAACATCTTTTCGCTCAAGATTGAAGCTAAGTCGCATGAAGTTCAAAACGTCTTCAACGACCCAATGAGAGAAGAATTTGTCATCCGCGTCTTTCATATAGAAAGGGATTCCCCTTCGATGGAGTTCGTTGACATAGAGTGTGGAAGAAGCGTTATTTCTGAATAAAACAGCGACTTCATCCAAGTTTTGCTCATCCAATAATTCATACGTGACATATTCCAATAGCCGTTTCGGATCTTCGAATTGTTTCATGACAATCGGTCCTGCTTCGGTATTGTCTGTCCGCATTTCTTTCCTATATCTGTGCTTATTACGAGTAATGAACGTAGCTGCGGTTTCCACTATTTCCTTAGATGAACGGTAATTCTGCTCCATCCTGAGCAAATTCGCATCCGGGTATACTTGCTTGAAGTTCAGCAAATAGGTGGGATCTGCTCCGCGCCACGTATAGATCGATTGATCGTCATCCGCCACGACACATAGATTGCCGTGGTGCGCAACGAGGTGCTCGACAATCCGGTGCTGAACGAGAGAAGTGTCCTGGCTTTCGTCTGTCAAAATGTAGTCATACCGGCTGCGGAACTGCTCGGCAAGTTGTTCATCCTGACGTAACGCCTGTTCCGCGATGGATAACATATCATCAAAGTCGAGGAGAAGATGCCCTTTCGTTTTCGATTTGAATTGTTCATAACTAAGTGCAATGGAGCCAGCTTTGTCAAAAGGTCCGGGAACTTGCTCCCACTCTTTGAAAGGGATCATCCTGTTCTTCAAATAACTGATGAATGTCGATAATGAGGTCAATTCATCTTCAGTACCATCGTCCCGAAGCACTTCTTTATATAGGCGTTTCAGTAAAGTGGTTTTCGTGAGAGGCTGTTTCTGACTCCCTCTCCCACCGCCTTCGATCAATTCGAATGTGACACCCGTCTTTTGCAAGTACGTACGTGTGATTGTAAATGCGAGGCTATGGATGGTCGAGAAATCAACTGGAGGATGCTGCGGAAAAAATCGCTTGAACCGGTCTGCCATATCGAGTGCTGATGCCCGGCTGAACGTTATGGCTTTGATGCGTTTTGGATTTACATTCTTCTCCTCGATCAAATAGCCGATCCGCATAATCATCGTTGTCGTCTTCCCCGATCCGGGACATGCTAATAAGAGCAATGGACCTTCCGAATGCAAAACGGCATGTTGTTGGACGTTGTTCAATTTTATATGTAGTTCGTTCTTTTTCCTTGTGAAAAAATCAGTCATTGCTAGGTGCTCCTTCTTCTAACGATGTTCTTAATTTACCATACGAACGCACATTTTGTAGAGTTTACGTCCGTGAAAAAGAAACAACCTCTGCAATTTACGCAGAGGTTGTCAATTAAAAGCCGCCTGATTCGAGCCGATCGTTTTGAATATCCACTTTTTCCTTCTTGCTGCCCATATAAGCTGTGGAGGCGACTTCGTTCGTATGCCGTTGTTCGTCAGTATACTCGGTTCCCGCCATTTGGGCCCTGTTCGTATTGTCTTTGTTGCTGTTTTCTTTTTTGTTCTTTGCATCTCTAGACAATGACATCGCTCCTTTTTAGGTAGTCTGTATAGAGATACCCGAAAGGAGAATAGTTAATCATGGGGTTTACTTAGGAATTCCGATTGAATTGAATGGATAAAACCTGAAACCGACCTTTCCTACAACAGATTCCTGATCGATACAGCCGATTGCACGGCTATCCGTGCTGTTCCTTCGATTGTCACCTAAAACGAAAAGTTGTCCTTCCGGCACAGTGACTTCAAAGTCCTCCGTCAATTTTTGATCTTTGAAAAGCCTTTCCTTATTTGCTTGAATATAATCCTCTTCATACTCTTTCCCGTTAATGAAGAGTTTGTCATCTTTCATGACAACTGTATCTCCCGGAAGGCCAATCACTCGTTTAATGTAATCTTCTGTTGATCCCGGCGCATGGAAGACTACCAAGTCGAAATGATTAAGCTTATGGATTTTTGAAATGATGACACGGTTTTCTGATTCAAATGTCGGCTCCATCGATTGGCCGGATACGATGACCGGTGAAAACAGGAAGTGACGAATGGCAAATACGAGTACGCAAGCGACTACAATGGCTTTTATCCATGACATAATTTCAGAAGTTGTTTCTTTCTTCATTTGAGAGCCCCCGATCTTACAATTTATAGTATATTTATTTCCGCTCCGGGCGGACGCTTTCCGCGGGCGAGCGGTGAGCCAATCGAACAGCGAAGGGTTCGATTTGTGTGATTTCTGCGACTTGTGCAGAAATCATACATCCGGTGCTCCCAACGCTGGCTTTTGGTCGCAAAAGCCGTTCTTCGTGACGTCAGTGCAAAGATGTGCTCGCAACGCTACGCTTTTGCTCGCATACGCCGTTCTTCGTGACGGCAGTGCAAAGATGTGCTCGCAACGCTACGCTTTTGCTCGCAAACGCCGTTCTTCGTGACGGCGTTCGCTGGAGTCGCCGCCCTCCGCTCCAATATTAGAATTAAATCAATCACAAAACATTCTTCATTATGCATAAATGATAATACAATCTATTAAGTTATGATAAGATTTAAAACCAACACTTAATTACATAACTTCAAATACCGCTTCAAAATCCGCCTATTTTTACAGATGGGCGGTGCAGTTGAATAGCTGGCAAAGATTATTTTCGTCATTTAGCTCGACGATTGTTAATGATGTGTTATCCAAACCTTCCTCATAAGCGGTATCCGTTACAAGCTCGTTCAACATCCGCTTAATGAAGCTGCCATGGCTGACGACCAACACCCTTT containing:
- a CDS encoding ATP-dependent helicase; translated protein: MTDFFTRKKNELHIKLNNVQQHAVLHSEGPLLLLACPGSGKTTTMIMRIGYLIEEKNVNPKRIKAITFSRASALDMADRFKRFFPQHPPVDFSTIHSLAFTITRTYLQKTGVTFELIEGGGRGSQKQPLTKTTLLKRLYKEVLRDDGTEDELTSLSTFISYLKNRMIPFKEWEQVPGPFDKAGSIALSYEQFKSKTKGHLLLDFDDMLSIAEQALRQDEQLAEQFRSRYDYILTDESQDTSLVQHRIVEHLVAHHGNLCVVADDDQSIYTWRGADPTYLLNFKQVYPDANLLRMEQNYRSSKEIVETAATFITRNKHRYRKEMRTDNTEAGPIVMKQFEDPKRLLEYVTYELLDEQNLDEVAVLFRNNASSTLYVNELHRRGIPFYMKDADDKFFSHWVVEDVLNFMRLSFNLERKDVFAKIAMKMNLFISRDMLSKFMNKTTSGNVFEAFIQSVQLKGSQIEKLDTFIDVYKRIPDMRPAQIIRIIRYELEYEEALKSRAAKFGYRIDHLLGILDTLEGIASQVRTMVDFANRLKELEQAVQQAKFNPPANALTLSTFHSSKGLEFRRVFMIDLLKGVIPSEEDETDPMLLEEARRLFYVGMTRAKERLELLSYREANGKTKEDSRFLNEVRGILMKPEEKSNEKLKKADLSTLPDPDGIADRTELSVGMHVLHRVFGRGIINAIGEENIRIQFGETEKQLLLETILSRRLLKEVEL
- the lepB gene encoding signal peptidase I, which gives rise to MKKETTSEIMSWIKAIVVACVLVFAIRHFLFSPVIVSGQSMEPTFESENRVIISKIHKLNHFDLVVFHAPGSTEDYIKRVIGLPGDTVVMKDDKLFINGKEYEEDYIQANKERLFKDQKLTEDFEVTVPEGQLFVLGDNRRNSTDSRAIGCIDQESVVGKVGFRFYPFNSIGIPK